In Vitis vinifera cultivar Pinot Noir 40024 chromosome 11, ASM3070453v1, a genomic segment contains:
- the LOC100257683 gene encoding uncharacterized protein LOC100257683 isoform X1, which produces MASSSKFDLSSSSPDRPLYTSGQRGSYTATSLHRSGSFRDSMENPILSSLPSMSRSSSSVTQGDLMNFFQCLRFDQKMVSPDHKLHRQAILKRLGSALGISSDDSPSGSSKAKLLPSPSPDELKRFKAGLRESVLKAKERGKIFSEALILFSKNFPSIPSTSKKRSRSDVLSSDRSNTLLLSDRSVLGSSMGKMGTQSNAIMGGFELGQQKSEERTKSAVPSKRTRTSLVDGKVDVRTNALARSSGALDRDREMLKLANSGAVQGEDRTLPIAVDGWEKSKMKKKRSVIKSDVSPNAVATKPTIDSYREPKQGIQHRIISDARSRLNNDSHGVRPGVANGAVGVGKVDSISQQTSLGMRSTIPRTDQDNNSLLNDRRDRPIGSDKERVNLRAVNKANAREDFSSPSPTSNMKMNASARAPRSGSGLLPKAFSIVHRATALNDWEPSHCTNKLSPAVGANNRKRTPSTRSSSPPVAQWAGQRPQKISRTGRRTNLVPIVSSNDETPVLDSVSDVAGNENGLGSARRLSSNSPQQVKLRGDHFSSATLSESEESGAADIKSRDKSKKSDDIDEKAGQTLVLPSRKNRLISEEDLGDGVRRQGRTGRGFPSSRSLVPMAKQLRSAKLGYNKTESKDGRPPTRKLSDRKAYTRQKHTAINAAADFIIGSDDGHEELLAAANAVINPIHAFSNSFWRQMEPFFGFLSDADIAYLKQQGNLESTTPVPLDVDGYNTVANGFGLLEHERDVGTGTETIKLSPGLLTPGTRADDPIPLCQRLITALISEEEYEEFHCSGNENFKFDEHGIGVDLDLEMESNSLNHQSLGNYKISGCAAFNGYRISVSGRSLDNMENDEPESTGIMSNVGDTLNGSFSDHDLMPSIACSEFQYNSMSLNERLLLEIRSIGIFPELVPEKAKMEAEEISEDIRRLEDKHLQQVSKKKDVLSKLLQSASETRELQEKEFEPRALEKLVGMAYNKYMTCWGPNASGGKSSSSKLAKQAALAFVKRTLERCQKYEDTGKSCFSEPLFRDIFLSASSHLNDTQSADTTVEGESTKPYANPSARSLEVRVSASMGSQQSPSLTSRLAQNMDKHDVYSSDALQSSEQTTGKEDSWSNRVKKRELLLDDVGGTFGASPSGIGNSLSTSTKGKRSERDRDGKGNSREVLSRNGTTKIGRPALSSVKGERKSKTKPKQKTTQLSASVNGLLGKLSEQPKSGQASVPKLSDTTRSSIAKEKDEFSMDALDEHEAIDLSSLQLPGIDVLGVPDDLDDQEQDLGSWLNIDDDGLQDHDFMGLEIPMDDLSDLNMMV; this is translated from the exons ATGGCATCATCTAGCAAATTCGATCTGTCTTCTAGTAGCCCAGATAGACCGTTGTATACTAGTGGGCAGCGTGGATCCTACACAGCCACTTCCCTGCACAGATCGGGTAGCTTCCGTGACAGCATGGAGAATCCAATCTTGTCATCTCTGCCAAGCATGTCAAGAAGCAGTTCTTCTGTAACACAAGGAGACTTGATGAATTTTTTCCAGTGCTTGCGTTTTGATCAAAAGATGGTGTCTCCAGACCATAAACTTCATCGACAAGCAATCCTTAAACGGCTTGGGAGTGCTCTTGGCATTTCATCAGATGATTCTCCATCTGGTTCTTCAAAGGCCAAGCTGCTACCTTCTCCCTCACCAGATGAACTAAAACGGTTCAAGGCTGGTCTGCGTGAAAGCGTCCTTAAGGCCAA GGAACGAGGAAAAATCTTCTCGGAAGCATTAATCTTATTCAGCAAGAATTTCCCAAGTATACCGTCAACGTCAAAGAAGAGATCTCGATCTGATGTTCTGTCCAGTGACCGATCAAATACCTTGCTATTGAGTGATAGGTCTGTCCTTGGCTCGAGCATGGGTAAGATGGGAACTCAAAGTAATGCCATCATGGGTGGTTTTGAACTAGGGCAGCAAAAGTCAGAAGAAAGGACCAAAAGTGCTGTTCCAAGCAAACGTACTCGGACTTCTTTGGTGGATGGGAAG GTGGACGTACGGACTAATGCTCTTGCCAGGTCATCTGGGGCTCTAGATAGGGATAGGGAAATGTTAAAACTTGCAAATAGTGGTGCAGTTCAGGGTGAGGATCGGACATTACCCATTGCTGTTGATGGTTGGGAGAAAtcaaaaatgaagaagaagcgTTCTGTGATAAAGTCAGATGTTTCTCCAAATGCAGTGGCGACTAAACCTACCATTGATAGCTACCGGGAACCCAAGCAGGGAATTCAGCATAGGATTATTTCTGATGCTCGATCAAGGTTGAATAATGACTCCCATGGGGTCAG GCCAGGAGTTGCTAATGGAGCTGTTGGAGTTGGAAAAGTAGATAGTATCTCACAACAGACTAGCTTGGGCATGCGTTCTACCATCCCTAGAACTGATCAGGATAACAATTCCCTTCTTAATGACCGGAGAGACCGTCCTATTGGTTCAGATAAGGAAAGAGTGAATCTCAGAGCTGTTAATAA GGCTAATGCTCGTGAAGATTTTAGTTCTCCTAGTCCTACTTCAAACATGAAAATGAATGCATCTGCTCGGGCTCCACGATCAGGTTCAGGTCTTTTACCGAAGGCATTTTCAATTGTCCATCGAGCAACTGCTTTAAATGATTGGGAGCCTTCTCATTGTACAAACAAACTTTCTCCTGCTGTTGGGGCTAACAATCGCAAGCGTACACCATCAACACGGTCTTCATCACCCCCTGTTGCCCAGTGGGCTGGCCAGAGGCCACAGAAGATTTCCCGTACTGGAAGAAGAACAAATCTTGTTCCTATTGTTTCAAGTAATGATGAAACCCCTGTTCTGGATAGTGTATCTGATGTTGCTGGTAATGAAAATGGACTGGGAAGTGCAAGACGATTGTCAAGCAATTCTCCTCAGCAAGTTAAATTAAGAGGTGACCATTTTTCTTCAGCTACGTTATCTGAAAGTGAGGAGTCTGGGGCTGCTGATATCAAATCCAGAGATAAGAGCAAAAAGTCTGATGACATAGATGAGAAAGCAGGACAAACGCTTGTGCTGCCATCAAGAAAAAATAGGCTGATTAGTGAGGAAGACCTTGGCGATGGTGTGCGGAGGCAAGGGAGGACCGGGCGGGGCTTTCCTTCTTCAAGATCACTCGTGCCTATGGCAAAACAGCTTAGAAGTGCTAAACTTGGTTACAATAAGACTGAAAG CAAAGATGGCCGCCCACCAACTCGGAAGCTTTCTGACCGTAAGGCATATACACGTCAGAAGCACACAGCAATCAATGCAGCAGCAGATTTTATAA TTGGTTCAGATGATGGGCATGAAGAACTACTGGCTGCTGCAAATGCTGTTATTAACCCCA TTCATGCATTTTCCAACTCTTTCTGGAGGCAGATGGAGCCATTCTTTGGTTTTTTATCTGATGCGGACATTGCTTATTTGAAGCAACAG GGAAATCTTGAATCCACCACTCCAGTTCCTCTAGATGTAGATGGTTACAATACTGTAGCTAATGGATTTGGGTTGCTTGAACATGAGAGAGATGTGGGTACTGGAACAGAGACTATCAAACTTTCTCCTGGACTGTTAACACCAGGAACAAGGGCAGATGATCCAATTCCACTTTGTCAGAGACTCATAACAGCTCTAATTTCAGAGGAAGAATATGAAGAGTTCCACTGTAGTGGAAATGAAAACTTCAAATTTGATGAGCATGGAATTGGTGTTGATCTGGACTTGGAGATGGAATCCAATAGTTTGAATCACCAATCTCttggaaattataaaatttctggGTGTGCTGCTTTTAATGGTTATAGAATTTCTGTTTCTGGAAGATCACTTGATAATATGGAAAATGATGAGCCCGAAAGCACCGGGATTATGTCCAATGTGGGTGACACCCTAAATGGCTCATTTTCAGACCATGATTTAATGCCTAGCATCGCTTGTTCAGAATTTCAGTACAATAGCATGTCCCTAAATGAAAGACTTCTGCTGGAGATTCGGAGCATTGGAATCTTTCCAGAATTGGTG CCTGAGAAAGCTAAGATGGAGGCTGAAGAAATCAGTGAAGACATCAGGAGATTGGAGGACAAGCACCTCCAACAG GTTTCCAAGAAGAAAGATGTGCTAAGTAAACTGTTGCAGTCTGCCTCGGAGACAAGAGAACTTCAAGAAAA GGAATTTGAACCTCGTGCCCTTGAAAAACTTGTTGGAATGGCTTACAACAAATATATG actTGTTGGGGTCCTAATGCCTCTGGTGGGAAGAGTTCCAGTAGCAAATTGGCCAAGCAAGCTGCCTTAGCTTTTGTCAAACGGACATTAGAACGTTGTCAGAAATATGAAGATACAGGGAAAAGCTGCTTCAGTGAGCCCTTATTCAGGGATATTTTTCTTTCTGCATCATCTCACCTCAATGATACCCAATCAGCAGATACTACCGTGGAGGGTGAATCAACCAAACCATATGCCAACCCTTCTGCCCGCTCTTTGGAAGTTAGAGTTTCAG CTTCTATGGGTTCACAGCAAAGCCCTTCTCTGACTTCACGGTTGGCTCAGAACATGGATAAACATGATGTCTATTCCTCTGACGCACTTCAGTCATCTGAGCAAACCACTGGTAAAGAAGATTCTTGGTCAAATAGGGTGAAAAAGAGGGAATTGTTGCTTGATGATGTTGGTGGTACATTTGGTGCTTCTCCTTCAGGCATCGGAAATTCCCTTTCAACCAGTACAAAGGGAAAGAGGAGTGAGAGGGACAGAGATGGAAAGGGGAATAGCAGAGAGGTGCTATCTAGAAATGGAACTACAAAAATTGGTCGGCCAGCATTATCCAGTGTTAAGGGGGAGAGGAAATCTAAAACAAAGCCTAAGCAGAAAACAACGCAGTTATCTGCCTCAGTCAATGGACTCCTTGGCAAGTTATCAGAGCAACCCAAATCAGGACAGGCTTCTGTGCCTAAGTTGAGTGATACTACAAGAAGTAGCATTGCCAAGGAAAAAGATGAGTTTTCCATGGATGCCTTGGATGAACATGAGGCCATTGACTTATCTAGCCTGCAACTTCCTGGAATTGATGTATTAGGTGTTCCTGATGACCTTGATGACCAAGAACAAGATCTTGGTTCATGGTTGAACATTGATGATGATGGATTACAAGATCATGACTTTATGGGCCTTGAGATTCCCATGGATGACCTTTCAGACTTAAATATGATGGTCTGA
- the LOC100257683 gene encoding uncharacterized protein LOC100257683 isoform X2, whose amino-acid sequence MASSSKFDLSSSSPDRPLYTSGQRGSYTATSLHRSGSFRDSMENPILSSLPSMSRSSSSVTQGDLMNFFQCLRFDQKMVSPDHKLHRQAILKRLGSALGISSDDSPSGSSKAKLLPSPSPDELKRFKAGLRESVLKAKERGKIFSEALILFSKNFPSIPSTSKKRSRSDVLSSDRSNTLLLSDRSVLGSSMGKMGTQSNAIMGGFELGQQKSEERTKSAVPSKRTRTSLVDGKVDVRTNALARSSGALDRDREMLKLANSGAVQGEDRTLPIAVDGWEKSKMKKKRSVIKSDVSPNAVATKPTIDSYREPKQGIQHRIISDARSRLNNDSHGVRPGVANGAVGVGKVDSISQQTSLGMRSTIPRTDQDNNSLLNDRRDRPIGSDKERVNLRAVNKANAREDFSSPSPTSNMKMNASARAPRSGSGLLPKAFSIVHRATALNDWEPSHCTNKLSPAVGANNRKRTPSTRSSSPPVAQWAGQRPQKISRTGRRTNLVPIVSSNDETPVLDSVSDVAGNENGLGSARRLSSNSPQQVKLRGDHFSSATLSESEESGAADIKSRDKSKKSDDIDEKAGQTLVLPSRKNRLISEEDLGDGVRRQGRTGRGFPSSRSLVPMAKQLRSAKLGYNKTESKDGRPPTRKLSDRKAYTRQKHTAINAAADFINDGHEELLAAANAVINPIHAFSNSFWRQMEPFFGFLSDADIAYLKQQGNLESTTPVPLDVDGYNTVANGFGLLEHERDVGTGTETIKLSPGLLTPGTRADDPIPLCQRLITALISEEEYEEFHCSGNENFKFDEHGIGVDLDLEMESNSLNHQSLGNYKISGCAAFNGYRISVSGRSLDNMENDEPESTGIMSNVGDTLNGSFSDHDLMPSIACSEFQYNSMSLNERLLLEIRSIGIFPELVPEKAKMEAEEISEDIRRLEDKHLQQVSKKKDVLSKLLQSASETRELQEKEFEPRALEKLVGMAYNKYMTCWGPNASGGKSSSSKLAKQAALAFVKRTLERCQKYEDTGKSCFSEPLFRDIFLSASSHLNDTQSADTTVEGESTKPYANPSARSLEVRVSASMGSQQSPSLTSRLAQNMDKHDVYSSDALQSSEQTTGKEDSWSNRVKKRELLLDDVGGTFGASPSGIGNSLSTSTKGKRSERDRDGKGNSREVLSRNGTTKIGRPALSSVKGERKSKTKPKQKTTQLSASVNGLLGKLSEQPKSGQASVPKLSDTTRSSIAKEKDEFSMDALDEHEAIDLSSLQLPGIDVLGVPDDLDDQEQDLGSWLNIDDDGLQDHDFMGLEIPMDDLSDLNMMV is encoded by the exons ATGGCATCATCTAGCAAATTCGATCTGTCTTCTAGTAGCCCAGATAGACCGTTGTATACTAGTGGGCAGCGTGGATCCTACACAGCCACTTCCCTGCACAGATCGGGTAGCTTCCGTGACAGCATGGAGAATCCAATCTTGTCATCTCTGCCAAGCATGTCAAGAAGCAGTTCTTCTGTAACACAAGGAGACTTGATGAATTTTTTCCAGTGCTTGCGTTTTGATCAAAAGATGGTGTCTCCAGACCATAAACTTCATCGACAAGCAATCCTTAAACGGCTTGGGAGTGCTCTTGGCATTTCATCAGATGATTCTCCATCTGGTTCTTCAAAGGCCAAGCTGCTACCTTCTCCCTCACCAGATGAACTAAAACGGTTCAAGGCTGGTCTGCGTGAAAGCGTCCTTAAGGCCAA GGAACGAGGAAAAATCTTCTCGGAAGCATTAATCTTATTCAGCAAGAATTTCCCAAGTATACCGTCAACGTCAAAGAAGAGATCTCGATCTGATGTTCTGTCCAGTGACCGATCAAATACCTTGCTATTGAGTGATAGGTCTGTCCTTGGCTCGAGCATGGGTAAGATGGGAACTCAAAGTAATGCCATCATGGGTGGTTTTGAACTAGGGCAGCAAAAGTCAGAAGAAAGGACCAAAAGTGCTGTTCCAAGCAAACGTACTCGGACTTCTTTGGTGGATGGGAAG GTGGACGTACGGACTAATGCTCTTGCCAGGTCATCTGGGGCTCTAGATAGGGATAGGGAAATGTTAAAACTTGCAAATAGTGGTGCAGTTCAGGGTGAGGATCGGACATTACCCATTGCTGTTGATGGTTGGGAGAAAtcaaaaatgaagaagaagcgTTCTGTGATAAAGTCAGATGTTTCTCCAAATGCAGTGGCGACTAAACCTACCATTGATAGCTACCGGGAACCCAAGCAGGGAATTCAGCATAGGATTATTTCTGATGCTCGATCAAGGTTGAATAATGACTCCCATGGGGTCAG GCCAGGAGTTGCTAATGGAGCTGTTGGAGTTGGAAAAGTAGATAGTATCTCACAACAGACTAGCTTGGGCATGCGTTCTACCATCCCTAGAACTGATCAGGATAACAATTCCCTTCTTAATGACCGGAGAGACCGTCCTATTGGTTCAGATAAGGAAAGAGTGAATCTCAGAGCTGTTAATAA GGCTAATGCTCGTGAAGATTTTAGTTCTCCTAGTCCTACTTCAAACATGAAAATGAATGCATCTGCTCGGGCTCCACGATCAGGTTCAGGTCTTTTACCGAAGGCATTTTCAATTGTCCATCGAGCAACTGCTTTAAATGATTGGGAGCCTTCTCATTGTACAAACAAACTTTCTCCTGCTGTTGGGGCTAACAATCGCAAGCGTACACCATCAACACGGTCTTCATCACCCCCTGTTGCCCAGTGGGCTGGCCAGAGGCCACAGAAGATTTCCCGTACTGGAAGAAGAACAAATCTTGTTCCTATTGTTTCAAGTAATGATGAAACCCCTGTTCTGGATAGTGTATCTGATGTTGCTGGTAATGAAAATGGACTGGGAAGTGCAAGACGATTGTCAAGCAATTCTCCTCAGCAAGTTAAATTAAGAGGTGACCATTTTTCTTCAGCTACGTTATCTGAAAGTGAGGAGTCTGGGGCTGCTGATATCAAATCCAGAGATAAGAGCAAAAAGTCTGATGACATAGATGAGAAAGCAGGACAAACGCTTGTGCTGCCATCAAGAAAAAATAGGCTGATTAGTGAGGAAGACCTTGGCGATGGTGTGCGGAGGCAAGGGAGGACCGGGCGGGGCTTTCCTTCTTCAAGATCACTCGTGCCTATGGCAAAACAGCTTAGAAGTGCTAAACTTGGTTACAATAAGACTGAAAG CAAAGATGGCCGCCCACCAACTCGGAAGCTTTCTGACCGTAAGGCATATACACGTCAGAAGCACACAGCAATCAATGCAGCAGCAGATTTTATAA ATGATGGGCATGAAGAACTACTGGCTGCTGCAAATGCTGTTATTAACCCCA TTCATGCATTTTCCAACTCTTTCTGGAGGCAGATGGAGCCATTCTTTGGTTTTTTATCTGATGCGGACATTGCTTATTTGAAGCAACAG GGAAATCTTGAATCCACCACTCCAGTTCCTCTAGATGTAGATGGTTACAATACTGTAGCTAATGGATTTGGGTTGCTTGAACATGAGAGAGATGTGGGTACTGGAACAGAGACTATCAAACTTTCTCCTGGACTGTTAACACCAGGAACAAGGGCAGATGATCCAATTCCACTTTGTCAGAGACTCATAACAGCTCTAATTTCAGAGGAAGAATATGAAGAGTTCCACTGTAGTGGAAATGAAAACTTCAAATTTGATGAGCATGGAATTGGTGTTGATCTGGACTTGGAGATGGAATCCAATAGTTTGAATCACCAATCTCttggaaattataaaatttctggGTGTGCTGCTTTTAATGGTTATAGAATTTCTGTTTCTGGAAGATCACTTGATAATATGGAAAATGATGAGCCCGAAAGCACCGGGATTATGTCCAATGTGGGTGACACCCTAAATGGCTCATTTTCAGACCATGATTTAATGCCTAGCATCGCTTGTTCAGAATTTCAGTACAATAGCATGTCCCTAAATGAAAGACTTCTGCTGGAGATTCGGAGCATTGGAATCTTTCCAGAATTGGTG CCTGAGAAAGCTAAGATGGAGGCTGAAGAAATCAGTGAAGACATCAGGAGATTGGAGGACAAGCACCTCCAACAG GTTTCCAAGAAGAAAGATGTGCTAAGTAAACTGTTGCAGTCTGCCTCGGAGACAAGAGAACTTCAAGAAAA GGAATTTGAACCTCGTGCCCTTGAAAAACTTGTTGGAATGGCTTACAACAAATATATG actTGTTGGGGTCCTAATGCCTCTGGTGGGAAGAGTTCCAGTAGCAAATTGGCCAAGCAAGCTGCCTTAGCTTTTGTCAAACGGACATTAGAACGTTGTCAGAAATATGAAGATACAGGGAAAAGCTGCTTCAGTGAGCCCTTATTCAGGGATATTTTTCTTTCTGCATCATCTCACCTCAATGATACCCAATCAGCAGATACTACCGTGGAGGGTGAATCAACCAAACCATATGCCAACCCTTCTGCCCGCTCTTTGGAAGTTAGAGTTTCAG CTTCTATGGGTTCACAGCAAAGCCCTTCTCTGACTTCACGGTTGGCTCAGAACATGGATAAACATGATGTCTATTCCTCTGACGCACTTCAGTCATCTGAGCAAACCACTGGTAAAGAAGATTCTTGGTCAAATAGGGTGAAAAAGAGGGAATTGTTGCTTGATGATGTTGGTGGTACATTTGGTGCTTCTCCTTCAGGCATCGGAAATTCCCTTTCAACCAGTACAAAGGGAAAGAGGAGTGAGAGGGACAGAGATGGAAAGGGGAATAGCAGAGAGGTGCTATCTAGAAATGGAACTACAAAAATTGGTCGGCCAGCATTATCCAGTGTTAAGGGGGAGAGGAAATCTAAAACAAAGCCTAAGCAGAAAACAACGCAGTTATCTGCCTCAGTCAATGGACTCCTTGGCAAGTTATCAGAGCAACCCAAATCAGGACAGGCTTCTGTGCCTAAGTTGAGTGATACTACAAGAAGTAGCATTGCCAAGGAAAAAGATGAGTTTTCCATGGATGCCTTGGATGAACATGAGGCCATTGACTTATCTAGCCTGCAACTTCCTGGAATTGATGTATTAGGTGTTCCTGATGACCTTGATGACCAAGAACAAGATCTTGGTTCATGGTTGAACATTGATGATGATGGATTACAAGATCATGACTTTATGGGCCTTGAGATTCCCATGGATGACCTTTCAGACTTAAATATGATGGTCTGA